A stretch of the Malus sylvestris chromosome 10, drMalSylv7.2, whole genome shotgun sequence genome encodes the following:
- the LOC126584618 gene encoding uncharacterized protein LOC126584618: MGSEGSHSTQNDTPLAHSAKQRKKGGKRVLLQAKVDELEAQNNKIAMRNEVLQEQYEKLFETLHEARQAQTRELVAPVEVNHQLGALQHGGSHAFDIDIPDREQITPRFDNQHEASLNPVASTRTMRSGGRHLFAEGAEGSKAVFRDYRDFLKQRRENSIHISSKINDPRISERLGPLPRPEPATNLGKVQQVLERHEGTGDSEVFRQTYPGSQYSESREKSHALDQTFLIPRGDGDLRKKAPVAHNSAQDPLVLQLLEEVNKLKAERQAEIPDWNQPRPGPLTRRILNTPLQAKTKQKLGLQLYTGKEDPIEHLNLFESTMAYRMHTDEERCLLFPSTLSGGALN, translated from the exons atgggaagcgaaggaagccacagcacacagaatgacaccccccttgcacatagtgcgaaacaacgaaagaagggaggaaaacgagttcttcttcaagctaaagtcgatgagttggaagctcagaacaacaagatagcaatgaggaatgaggtcctccaggagcaatatgagaagctcttcgagacacttcacgaagctaggcaagctcagacacgcgagcttgttgcccccgtggaagtcaaccatcaactgggtgccctccaacatggagggtcacatgcattcgacatagatatccctgatagggaacaaatTACCCCTCgatttgataatcaacatgaggcttctcttaacccagttgcttcgacccgaaccatgagaagcggagggagacacctctttgctgaaggggcagaaggatcgaaagccgtctttcgcgattatcgggatttcctgaagcaacgtcgagagaattccatccatataagctcaaagatcaatgacccaaggatttctgagagactcggtcccctgccacggcccgagccggccaCCAACTTGGGGAAGgtgcaacaagtcctagagagacatgagggtacaggggactcagaggtgttccgacagacataccctggaagccagtacagcgagtccagggaaaaatcacatgcccttgatcaaaccttcctaattccaagaggagatggagatttacgaaagaaagctccagtggcacataactccgctcaggacccccttgtcctacaacttcttgaggaagtaaacaagttgaaggctgaacgtcaggctgaaatacctgactggaaccaacccaggcctggccctcttacaaggaggatcctcaacaccccccttcaagcaaagacaaagcagaagcttggcttgcaactttatactggaaaagaggacccgattgagcaccttaacctctttgagtccaccatggcataccggatgcacaccgacgaagagcgatgtcttctcttcccctccaccctctctggcggagctctaaattg a
- the LOC126585746 gene encoding uncharacterized protein LOC126585746, with the protein MALALNSIIPLTTALSLSTSLPSPRKPSSPQFQLHHNRRQRGQIVQSAASSSSNTAVSDVKLQLQEEDPSNGFNPISTFASAWSEFARNVSGEWDGHGADFTREGCPIELPENVVPAAYREWEVKVFDWQTQCPTLANPDEHILLYKNIELLPTVGCEADAATRYRIIEKNIGGQSNEVSAFAYQSSGCYVSVLPIQDKGTYKLLELEYCLINPQDKESRVRMIQVIRIENQKMLLENIRVYCENWYGPFRDGDQLGGCAIRDSAFASTAALEASEVVGTWRGPSAVASFSGTQINVLQELLDNSEQSSVRDESGLVLLPKELWCSVKETKDGDTYSEVGWLLDHGRAITSRCTFSSTATPKEISVANETAV; encoded by the exons ATGGCATTGGCTCTAAACAGCATAATCCCCCTCACCACAGCTTTAAGCCTAAGCACTTCTCTGCCCTCTCCCAGAAAGCCCTCGAGCCCTCAATTCCAACTGCATCACAACCGCCGTCAGAGAGGTCAGATTGTCCAGAGCGCTgcctcttcctcctccaacaCCGCTGTGTCAGATGTTAAGCTGCAGCTCCAGGAGGAGGACCCCAGCAATGGCTTCAATCCCATTTCCACTTTTGCTTCTG CGTGGTCCGAATTTGCCAGGAATGTGTCCGGTGAATGGGATGGCCATGGAGCAGACTTCACAAGGGAAGGGTGCCCAATAGAACTTCCCGAGAATGTTGTACCTGCAGCTTACAGGGAGTGGGAGGTTAAGGTTTTTGATTGGCAGACTCAATGCCCCACTCTTGCTAACCCAGATGAGCACATTCTTTTATACAAGAATATAGAGCTACTTCCTACAGTTGGATGTGAAGCTGATGCCGCCACTCGATATAGAATCATTGAGAAGAATATTGGTGGTCAGAGTAACGAAGTTTCTGCCTTTGCATATCAGTCTAGTGGATGTTATGTGTCTGTCTTGCCAATTCAGGATAAGGGTACGTATAAGTTACTGGAGTTAGAGTATTGCTTGATCAATCCTCAAGATAAAGAGTCTCGTGTGAGAATGATTCAGGTCATCCGCATAGAGAATCAGAAAATGCTGCTGGAGAATATTAGAGTTTACTGTGAGAATTGGTATGGGCCATTCAGAGATGGGGATCAGTTAGGTGGATGTGCTATCCGTGATTCTGCCTTTGCTTCTACGGCTGCATTGGAAGCTTCAGAAGTTGTTGGAACTTGGCGAGGTCCCAGTGCTGTTGCCAGTTTCAGTGGTACTCAGATT AATGTTCTTCAAGAACTTTTAGACAACAGCGAGCAGAGCTCCGTAAGAGATGAAAGTGGTCTCGTATTGCTTCCCAAGGAGCTGTGGTGTTCAGTGAAAGAAACTAAAGATGGTGATACATACAGCGAGGTAGGATGGCTGTTAGATCATGGACGTGCCATCACATCAAGATGCACCTTCTCAAGCACAGCAACGCCAAAG GAAATCTCGGTTGCAAATGAAACTGCAGTTTGA
- the LOC126585744 gene encoding calcium-dependent protein kinase 26 — MGNTCRGSFRGKYFQGYNQPEEQSASNSKPNTASDHSNSDHSQSSLKSQHHGHQESQDSPNTKTNNSHPPLISPRKDNTMRRSADNQSYYVLGHKTANIRDLYTLGHKLGQGQFGTTYLCTEIATGGQYACKSISKRKLISKEDVDDVRREIQIMHHLAGHKNIVTIKGAYEDSLYVHIVMELCSGGELFDRIIQRGHYSERKAAELTRIIVGVVEACHSLGVMHRDLKPENFLLVNKDDDFSLKAIDFGLSVFFKPGQVFTDVVGSPYYVAPEVLLKHYGPEADVWTAGVILYILLSGVPPFWAETQQGIFDAVLKGYIDFESEPWPVISDSAKDLIRNMLCSRPSDRLTAHEVLCHPWICENGVAPDRALDPAVLSRLKTFSAMNKLKKMALRVIAESLSEEEIAGLREMFQAMDTDNSGAITFDELKAGLRRYGSTMKDTEIRDLMDAADVDNSGTIDYGEFIAATVHLNKLEREEHLIAAFQYFDKDGSGYITVDELQQACTEHNMTDVLLDDIIKEVDQDNDGRIDYGEFVAMMQKGNVKGNMPVGRRTMRNSLNVSMRDAPGAH, encoded by the exons ATGGGCAACACATGCCGTGGATCTTTCAGGGGGAAATATTTTCAGGGCTACAACCAGCCCGAAGAGCAATCTGCTTCCAATTCCAAGCCCAACACCGCTTCTGACCATTCGAATTCTGACCACTCCCAGTCCAGCTTGAAATCGCAGCACCACGGTCACCAAGAATCCCAAGACAGCCCCAACACCAAAACCAACAATAGTCATCCACCCCTCATTAGTCCCAGGAAAGATAACACCATGAGGAGAAGTGCTGATAACCAAAGTTATTATGTTTTGGGTCACAAGACCGCCAACATTCGTGATCTCTACACGTTGGGTCATAAATTAGGACAGGGACAATTTGGGACTACGTATTTATGCACTGAGATTGCTACTGGGGGTCAGTATGCATGTAAGTCTATCTCCAAAAGGAAGTTGATCTCAAAGGAGGATGTGGACGATGTTAGGAGGGAGATTCAGATAATGCACCATTTGGCTGGTCACAAGAATATTGTGACAATCAAGGGTGCTTACGAGGATTCACTGTATGTTCACATTGTAATGGAGCTTTGTTCTGGGGGTGAGTTGTTTGACCGCATCATCCAGAGAGGACATTACAGTGAGAGAAAGGCAGCTGAGCTAACAAGGATtattgttggggttgttgaagCTTGCCATTCACTTGGTGTCATGCATAGGgatctaaaacctgaaaacttcttgttggttaacaaggacgATGATTTCTCTCTCAAGGCCATTGATTTTGGACTCTCAGTTTTCTTCAAACCag GTCAAGTTTTCACTGATGTGGTCGGAAGCCCATATTATGTTGCTCCGGAGGTACTCCTCAAGCATTATGGACCTGAAGCAGATGTGTGGACTGCTGGAGTTATACTGTATATTCTGCTCAGCGGCGTGCCACCATTTTGGGCAG AAACCCAGCAGGGGATCTTTGATGCGGTCTTGAAGGGATATATTGACTTTGAATCAGAGCCATGGCCCGTAATATCTGACAGTGCAAAAGACCTAATCCGGAATATGCTATGTTCTAGGCCTTCAGACCGTTTGACTGCTCATGAAGTGCTAT GCCACCCTTGGATTTGCGAAAATGGGGTTGCTCCTGACAGAGCCCTAGATCCAGCCGTACTTTCTCGTCTCAAAACATTTTCTGCTATGAACAAGTTAAAGAAGATGGCTTTACGG GTGATAGCTGAAAGCCTATCTGAGGAGGAGATTGCTGGGCTCAGAGAGATGTTCCAGGCAATGGATACTGATAATAGTGGTGCAATCACATTTGACGAACTTAAAGCTGGTTTGCGGAGATACGGCTCTACCATGAAGGATACAGAGATACGTGATCTTATGGATGCG GCTGATGTGGACAACAGTGGAACAATTGATTATGGTGAATTTATAGCTGCTACAGTTCATCTTAACAAACTAGAACGTGAAGAACATCTGATTGCAGCCTTCCAATACTTTGATAAGGATGGAAGTGGTTATATTACAGTTGATGAGCTCCAGCAAGCTTGTACAGAACATAACATGACTGACGTCCTTCTTGATGATATTATAAAAGAAGTTGATCAGGATAAT GATGGAAGGATTGACTACGGTGAGTTTGTCGCCATGATGCAAAAGGGCAATGTGAAAGGAAACATGCCGGTTGGAAGACGGACTATGAGGAATAGTCTAAATGTGAGCATGAGAGATGCACCGGGAGCTCATTAG